One genomic window of Leptospira saintgironsiae includes the following:
- a CDS encoding indole-3-glycerol-phosphate synthase (involved in tryptophan biosynthesis; amino acid biosynthesis; converts 1-(2-carboxyphenylamino)-1-deoxy-D-ribulose 5-phosphate to C(1)-(3-indolyl)-glycerol 3-phosphat), whose product MMALHRVLQEIVEEKKREIEIIPEYKPAPYSGVGLWQSLRSRNFSIISECKKMSPSSGIIRQEYDAVSIAKTYSECGATAISVLTDKKFFGGSLEDLKNVSSQVEIPILRKDFIIDAKQVAEAREFGAAAILLIVRILTPEKLAELIKEAKKYNMDVLTEIHTEEEAIIAAKAGANIVGINTRDLDDFSIHQELVPKVASKLSPNIVKVGESGVKSKADLDEFRPHVDAALIGTYFMEKSDIRKAWLELF is encoded by the coding sequence ATGATGGCATTACATCGGGTTCTCCAAGAAATCGTAGAAGAAAAAAAAAGGGAAATTGAAATCATTCCCGAATATAAACCTGCTCCATATTCTGGAGTAGGTTTGTGGCAATCACTTCGTTCTCGTAACTTTTCAATCATCTCAGAATGTAAAAAAATGAGTCCTTCTTCCGGAATCATCCGGCAAGAATATGACGCTGTATCAATCGCAAAAACTTACTCAGAATGTGGAGCCACCGCAATCTCCGTACTCACTGATAAAAAATTTTTTGGCGGATCTCTCGAGGATCTTAAAAATGTTTCTTCTCAGGTTGAAATACCTATATTAAGAAAAGATTTTATAATAGATGCAAAACAGGTCGCAGAAGCTCGTGAATTCGGTGCTGCTGCAATTCTACTCATTGTTCGCATCCTCACCCCCGAAAAACTCGCAGAACTTATAAAAGAAGCCAAAAAGTATAATATGGATGTTCTTACTGAGATCCATACGGAAGAAGAAGCAATTATCGCTGCCAAAGCCGGCGCAAATATAGTCGGGATCAATACTCGTGACCTGGATGATTTTAGCATCCACCAGGAGCTGGTTCCTAAGGTAGCTTCTAAACTTTCTCCTAATATAGTGAAAGTGGGAGAATCCGGAGTAAAGAGTAAGGCCGATCTGGATGAATTCCGTCCCCATGTAGATGCTGCACTTATCGGGACTTACTTTATGGAAAAGTCAGATATCCGTAAAGCTTGGCTGGAACTGTTTTAA
- the murD gene encoding UDP-N-acetylmuramoyl-L-alanine--D-glutamate ligase, with protein MKNFPTSLLGQRVLVLGGGVSGMAALRLLKERQANAVLCNSQPVPDSNVTFVGEDVILADLLPIALIVKSPGISPSHSVISQANSLAIPVVSEVELARAFYSGKLIGVTGTDGKSTTTSLATHLVSADFPGATAGGNIGLAFSDFCLKPVPLSVLELSSYQLEDSGPLELNVSVILNLASDHLERHKNLDNYFAAKTRIVDSSNPSHTLVTSSKLFKERIQKLGWTCKILVFGREPGSDAIISEEERTIKTAKAVYDAKNFPLPGGHNLDNLAASILASEAIGAKSEHIQNLIGTFKGLPHRFQHAGKAAGISFINDSKSTNLHSMLAGLSTWKDKKGTFLILGGRPKAEPLEPLKEFLASGIGWVLLIGEARETWAPVISPILGSHLILADNLEEGFSQIKTAVRSGRARVSSVVFSPACASFDLYKNFEERGEHFLKLVSDWTREEP; from the coding sequence ATGAAGAATTTTCCTACCTCCTTATTAGGCCAAAGAGTCCTGGTTCTCGGCGGGGGAGTTTCCGGCATGGCAGCGCTTCGACTCTTGAAAGAGAGACAAGCGAATGCTGTTCTTTGTAATTCCCAACCTGTTCCAGATTCAAATGTAACGTTCGTAGGAGAAGATGTAATTTTAGCGGACCTTCTTCCAATCGCACTCATCGTAAAAAGTCCGGGAATTTCTCCTTCTCATTCTGTAATTTCCCAAGCAAATTCTCTCGCAATCCCAGTAGTTTCCGAAGTGGAATTAGCAAGAGCGTTCTATTCAGGAAAATTGATTGGAGTTACAGGCACGGACGGAAAATCCACCACCACTTCTCTCGCCACTCATTTAGTTTCTGCTGATTTTCCTGGAGCAACTGCGGGAGGAAATATTGGTTTAGCGTTTAGCGATTTTTGTCTAAAACCGGTTCCACTTTCTGTGTTGGAACTTTCCAGTTATCAGTTAGAAGATTCCGGTCCTTTAGAACTTAATGTATCTGTAATATTAAATCTTGCCTCGGATCATTTAGAAAGGCACAAAAATTTAGATAATTATTTTGCTGCCAAAACTCGAATTGTAGATTCTTCCAACCCAAGTCATACTCTTGTGACTAGTTCCAAACTTTTTAAAGAAAGAATTCAAAAACTGGGATGGACCTGCAAAATTTTAGTCTTCGGAAGAGAACCAGGAAGCGACGCGATCATTTCGGAAGAAGAAAGAACCATCAAAACTGCGAAAGCGGTTTATGATGCGAAAAATTTTCCTCTTCCTGGAGGCCATAATTTGGATAATTTGGCGGCTTCTATCCTGGCCTCAGAAGCAATTGGTGCTAAATCCGAACATATACAAAACTTGATCGGCACTTTTAAAGGTCTTCCTCATCGTTTCCAACATGCGGGTAAGGCGGCCGGTATTTCTTTTATCAACGATTCCAAATCTACTAACCTTCATAGTATGCTTGCAGGTTTAAGCACCTGGAAGGACAAAAAAGGCACATTTCTGATCTTAGGAGGAAGGCCTAAAGCAGAACCTTTGGAACCTCTAAAAGAATTTTTGGCCTCAGGTATCGGTTGGGTTTTATTGATCGGAGAAGCAAGAGAAACCTGGGCTCCGGTGATCTCCCCTATTTTAGGTTCTCATTTGATCTTAGCGGATAATTTGGAAGAAGGTTTTTCTCAGATTAAAACTGCTGTTCGTTCAGGAAGAGCAAGAGTTTCGTCCGTGGTATTTTCGCCAGCATGTGCGAGTTTTGATTTATATAAAAACTTTGAAGAAAGAGGAGAACATTTTTTAAAATTGGTCTCCGATTGGACCAGAGAAGAACCTTAG
- a CDS encoding STAS domain-containing protein gives MLDHKVQDGVLIVYLKGRLDVSIANEVEENLNDLIDNQGHTRVILNMQDVDYMSSSGFRACISTLRKLNAKEGGLKICGIKPAVKRIFDVIELTSLFDIRETEDEALRTFRA, from the coding sequence TTGCTCGATCACAAGGTACAGGACGGAGTTCTAATAGTTTACCTCAAGGGACGTTTGGACGTTTCCATCGCAAACGAGGTGGAAGAAAATCTGAACGATCTAATCGATAACCAAGGACATACCAGGGTTATTCTTAACATGCAAGACGTAGATTATATGTCTTCATCCGGATTCAGGGCTTGCATTTCTACGCTCAGAAAATTGAACGCAAAAGAAGGCGGTCTTAAAATTTGTGGGATCAAACCAGCGGTCAAAAGAATTTTCGACGTGATCGAACTTACCTCTCTATTTGACATCCGCGAAACTGAGGACGAGGCGCTTCGAACCTTTCGTGCATAA